The following proteins are encoded in a genomic region of Pseudomonas sp. Os17:
- a CDS encoding MetQ/NlpA family ABC transporter substrate-binding protein produces the protein MNKILAILAAVLSLSVHANEKLVVGATPVPHAEILEFVKPELAKEGVDLDIKVFTDFIQPNQQLALKNLDANYYQYRPFLDDFNKTRHTDLVPVVGVHIEPFGAYSTKIKTIAELKDGATVSIPNDPVNTGRALVLLHEGGLIKLKDPSNTLATQRDILDNPKHLKIRELEGALLARSVSQVDLAFVFANYALEAGIDTNSALIVEKGKDLYIEFLVARADNRDDPRIQKLAKALNSDAVRQFILTRYKGQIAPGF, from the coding sequence ATGAACAAGATCCTGGCCATCCTGGCCGCCGTACTGTCCTTGAGTGTCCACGCCAACGAGAAGCTGGTGGTGGGGGCCACCCCGGTGCCCCACGCCGAGATCCTCGAATTCGTCAAACCCGAGTTGGCCAAGGAAGGCGTGGACCTGGACATCAAGGTCTTCACCGACTTCATCCAGCCCAACCAGCAACTGGCCCTGAAGAACCTCGACGCCAACTACTACCAGTACCGGCCGTTCCTCGATGATTTCAACAAGACCCGGCACACCGACCTGGTGCCGGTGGTGGGGGTGCACATCGAACCCTTCGGCGCCTATTCCACCAAGATCAAGACCATTGCCGAGCTCAAGGACGGCGCCACGGTGTCGATTCCCAACGACCCGGTGAACACCGGCCGCGCTTTGGTGCTGCTGCACGAAGGCGGGCTGATCAAGCTCAAGGACCCGAGCAACACCCTGGCCACCCAGCGCGACATCCTCGACAACCCCAAGCACCTGAAGATCCGTGAGCTGGAAGGCGCCTTGCTGGCCCGTTCGGTGAGCCAGGTGGACCTGGCGTTCGTCTTCGCCAACTACGCCCTGGAGGCCGGGATCGACACCAACAGCGCGCTGATCGTGGAGAAGGGCAAGGACCTGTACATCGAGTTTTTGGTGGCCCGTGCGGACAACCGCGACGACCCGCGGATCCAGAAACTGGCCAAGGCGCTGAACTCCGACGCCGTGCGCCAATTCATCCTGACTCGCTACAAGGGCCAGATCGCCCCCGGCTTCTGA
- a CDS encoding methionine ABC transporter permease, whose translation MAEWFKHLYWADIAQACLDTLSMLGAALGFTVLLGLPLGVLLFLTGKRQLHDTPGLYRLLSLIVNVLRSLPFIILLIVLIPLTTLLVGTSLGVPGTIPPLVVGCTPFFARLVETALREVDHGVVEATQAMGGSTWQIIRHTLLPEARGGLLAAVTVTAIVLVDYTAMAGVIGGGGLGDLAIRFGYQRFQTDVMLVTVILLLVLVQGLQMTGDRLVAHYSRR comes from the coding sequence ATGGCTGAATGGTTCAAGCACCTCTACTGGGCCGACATCGCCCAGGCCTGTCTCGACACCCTGAGCATGCTCGGGGCGGCCCTGGGCTTCACCGTGTTGCTGGGGCTGCCCCTGGGGGTGTTGCTGTTTCTTACCGGCAAGCGCCAGCTGCACGACACCCCGGGCCTGTATCGGCTGCTGTCGTTGATCGTCAACGTGCTGCGCTCCTTGCCCTTCATCATCCTGCTGATCGTGCTGATTCCCCTGACCACCCTGCTGGTGGGCACCTCCCTCGGCGTGCCGGGGACCATCCCGCCGCTGGTGGTGGGCTGCACGCCGTTCTTTGCCCGGCTGGTGGAAACCGCCCTGCGGGAAGTGGACCACGGGGTGGTGGAAGCGACCCAGGCCATGGGCGGCAGCACCTGGCAGATCATCCGCCACACCCTGTTGCCCGAAGCCCGGGGCGGCCTGCTGGCGGCGGTCACGGTGACCGCCATCGTGCTGGTGGACTACACCGCCATGGCCGGGGTGATCGGTGGCGGCGGCCTTGGCGACCTGGCGATCCGTTTTGGCTACCAGCGCTTCCAGACCGACGTGATGCTGGTCACCGTGATCCTGCTCCTGGTGCTGGTGCAGGGCCTGCAGATGACCGGCGACCGCCTGGTGGCGCACTACAGCCGACGTTGA
- a CDS encoding SfnB family sulfur acquisition oxidoreductase, which yields MSSLPESAFYPLHTPAAQVIRDGAEALAVARQVAAVLLEQDAERDRSRQVPVELLDLYSNSGLWGISVPREFGGAQVSYAVLAEVIAIISAADPSLGQIPQNHYCLLEDIRLQGTPEQQAHFFALALQGHRFANALSETGGKNVQDIQASIRRSGDGYVINGRKGYCTGSLYAHWLAVLALDEQGRGQLAFVPRGSEGLVVIDDWDSIGQRTTSSGTVLAQNLLVPAFNLFPTYRSYEIPTLAGPFAQLTTAAIDAGIARAALRDTVDFVTEHARPWIDAGVDKAGDDPLTIIQVGALDIRLEAAEALLERAGLALDAARPAPDEDNVALASVAVARAKVLTTEIAIEASNKLFELGGTRSTLKRHNFDRHWRNARVHTLHDPVRWKYHVVGNWLLNGIKPPRHDWS from the coding sequence ATGTCTTCTTTGCCTGAATCCGCCTTTTATCCCCTGCACACTCCCGCCGCCCAGGTGATCCGCGATGGCGCCGAGGCCCTGGCCGTGGCCCGGCAAGTGGCGGCGGTCCTGCTGGAGCAGGACGCCGAACGCGACCGCAGTCGCCAGGTGCCGGTGGAACTGCTTGACCTGTATTCCAACAGTGGCCTGTGGGGCATCAGCGTGCCGCGGGAGTTCGGCGGCGCCCAGGTGTCCTACGCGGTACTGGCCGAGGTGATCGCGATCATTTCCGCCGCCGATCCGTCCCTGGGGCAGATCCCGCAGAACCATTACTGCCTGCTGGAAGACATTCGCCTGCAGGGCACTCCGGAGCAGCAGGCGCACTTTTTCGCCCTGGCCCTGCAAGGCCATCGCTTTGCCAATGCGCTGTCGGAAACCGGCGGCAAGAACGTGCAGGACATCCAGGCCAGCATCCGTCGTTCAGGTGACGGTTATGTGATCAACGGCCGCAAGGGCTACTGCACCGGCTCGCTGTATGCCCACTGGCTGGCGGTGCTGGCCCTGGACGAGCAGGGCCGCGGGCAACTGGCCTTTGTGCCCCGGGGCAGCGAAGGGCTGGTGGTGATCGATGACTGGGACAGCATCGGCCAGCGCACCACGTCCAGCGGCACGGTGCTGGCGCAAAACCTGCTGGTGCCCGCCTTCAACCTGTTCCCCACCTATCGCTCCTATGAAATCCCGACCCTGGCCGGGCCCTTCGCCCAGCTGACCACGGCGGCCATCGACGCCGGGATTGCCCGGGCGGCGCTGCGCGACACCGTCGACTTCGTCACCGAGCACGCCCGGCCATGGATCGATGCCGGGGTGGACAAGGCCGGCGACGATCCGCTGACCATCATTCAGGTGGGGGCCCTGGACATTCGCCTGGAGGCCGCCGAAGCCTTGCTCGAGCGCGCTGGTCTGGCCCTGGACGCGGCGCGTCCGGCCCCCGATGAAGACAATGTCGCCCTGGCTTCCGTAGCGGTGGCCCGGGCCAAGGTGCTGACCACCGAGATCGCCATCGAGGCCAGCAACAAGCTGTTCGAACTGGGCGGCACCCGCTCGACCCTCAAGCGCCACAACTTCGACCGCCACTGGCGCAATGCCCGGGTCCACACCCTGCATGACCCGGTGCGCTGGAAGTACCACGTGGTGGGCAACTGGCTGCTCAACGGCATCAAGCCACCGCGTCACGACTGGTCCTGA
- a CDS encoding VOC family protein — protein MSVNPIPEGFSGVTPYLGIKRAAEAIEFYKQAFGAEESMRLDMPDGSVGHAELRIGGSAIMLGSPCEQTPMDSPDTHKTSVGLHLYVEDVDSSFARAIAAGGTEVSAVKDQFYGDRSGSLRDPFGHVWFLASRKETLSAEEIARRAREMFQQQAG, from the coding sequence ATGAGCGTCAACCCCATTCCCGAAGGCTTCAGCGGCGTCACACCGTACCTGGGCATCAAGCGCGCCGCCGAGGCCATCGAGTTCTACAAGCAGGCCTTCGGCGCCGAGGAAAGCATGCGCCTGGACATGCCCGACGGTAGCGTTGGCCATGCCGAACTGCGCATCGGCGGCTCGGCCATCATGCTCGGCAGCCCCTGCGAACAAACCCCGATGGACAGCCCGGACACCCACAAGACCTCGGTCGGACTGCACCTGTATGTGGAAGATGTCGACAGCAGCTTCGCCCGGGCGATTGCCGCCGGCGGCACCGAGGTGTCGGCGGTCAAGGACCAGTTCTACGGCGACCGCAGCGGCAGCCTGCGCGATCCGTTCGGCCATGTGTGGTTCCTGGCCAGCCGCAAGGAAACGCTGAGTGCCGAGGAAATCGCCCGGCGGGCGCGGGAGATGTTCCAGCAACAGGCCGGCTGA